In Ammoniphilus sp. CFH 90114, the DNA window GGATGCTCTTCCTTTCACCACCGTGACACCGTTCTCTTTGCAGAGATGTTCAATCCCCTTGTTTAACTGAGAAACGATGCCTCCTTTCCAATCCTGCCAACCTTCCATCTCAAATGAAAAATCATTCGTTGGAATACGAATTCCCATTTTCCCTAAGCTTCCTAGCTTATGATATTCCCCAGCAGAGTGGATCAACGCTTTAGAAGGAATACAACCGCGATTTAAGCAGACTCCACCTAATTTATCCTCTTCTATAAGAACGACAGATTGTCCTAATTGACCAAGACGGATAGCCGCGGCATAACCGCCGGGCCCCCCGCCAATCACAACGACATCTGTTTCTACTGCAATTTCTCCGACAACCATTTATACCATCTCCATCATCAGTAAATCTGGGTTTTCAAGAAGCTGCTTGATCCGATTTGTAAATCTTACGGCTGTGACACCGTCGATGAGTCGATGATCGAATGATAGGGACATATGCATCATCAAACGGATCACTCCTTCCCAATCGCGGACAACCATTCGAGGCTCCATCTTATGCAATCCTAGAATAGCTACTTCAGGATGATTGATAATCGGTGTCGCATACAGCCCTCCGATAGGGCCAACATTGCTGATCGTAAAGGTTCCACCTGTTATTTCGTCTAAGGTAAGTTTTCCTTCGCGAGCACGAAGAGCCAGCTCACTAATCTCTTCTGCTAATTGGTAGATCGTCTTTTTATCCGCATTCTTTAAAACAGGGACAATCAAACCATCCTTTGTATCCGTAGCGATTCCGATATGATAGTAATTTTTCAATACAATTTCTTGAGTGCTGTCATCTATGGAGGCGTTCAGAGTCTTAAACTCTTTCAATGCAATAACCAATGCCTTAATAAAGAAAGGTAAAAAGGTCAGCTTCACTCCACGTTCTTCTGCAACAGCTTTCCACTTCTCCCTTAGCGCCTTTAGAGAGTCCATCTCTAACTCATCAACATGCGTTACATGAGGAATAATAGAGACGGATTTAACAAGGTGTTCTGCAATCTTTTTACGAACTCCTTTTAAAGCAATGCGTTCTTCCATTTGTTTTTCTTCTAGCGTTACGGCAGACGACGGCTTTTTCTTATCGACTGCTACAGCAGGAGGTGTAACGATCTCTTTTTCCACCTTACTCTGAACTTGCCCGTTTGCTAGGAAAGCTCGAAGATCCTCTTCGGTTACACGTCCCACTGGGCCACTGCCGCTTACCAACTCAATATCAATCTTCAATTCTCTCGCTAATTGCCTTACATAAGGCGTAGCGAGCGCTCGGTCAAATAGGGCACTAGGACGAACCTTGCTTCTTTCTTGAGTCTGTTCAACGACTTCTTCTGGTTTTGACATGAGTGCTGTCGCTGCAACTTCGCTTGCTGATCCGTTATCAATAACGACCAATGTTTGACCTACATGAGCAGTTTCCCCTTCAGCAAACATGATTTTCTTGATTAAGCCACTAACTGGAGAAGTTAGTTCGGCATTCACTTTATCTGTTTGTACTTCTAGTAGCGGCTGATCTTGCTTGACTTGATCGCCTTCTTTGACTAACCACTTGGAGATTTCCCCTTCATGCATACCCTCTCCAACATCAGGGAGCTTAAATTCAACCATTTGTATATCTCTCCTCCCATTTAACGAAGAAAATCTATATTAAAATAGAATTGTCTCCTCGATTCCGTGTTTGACTCTAGCTTCCGTAGGCATGTAGTCATCTTCAATAGAGAACTGTGGAACAGGAACATCAAATCCGGTAACCCGTTTCACTGGTGACTTTAGATAAATGAGCGCTTCATCGTTAATCAAAGAAACGATTTCAGAAGCCACCCCTACTGTTTTATGAGCTTCTTGGACAACGAGGGCTCTTCCTGTTTTCTTAACAGATGCAATGATGGTATCTCGATCAAGTGGATATAAGGTTCGAAGATCCACCACTTCACATTTCCAGCCCTTTTCCCGCTCGATTTGCTTCGCTGCATTCATTGCGACACGCAGCATAGCGCCCCAAGCAAAAATTGATAGATCCGTACCCTCTTGAACAACCTTCGCTTTACCGATAGGCACACGGTACATTTCTTCTGGAACCTCTTCTTTAAACGCTCGATACATCTTGGTTGGTTCTAAGAACATCACCGGATCTGGGTCTTCGATAGCCGATATCAGTAGCCCTTTTGCATCATAAGGATTGCTTGGTACAACTACTTTTAACCCCGGAACATGCGTAAAGAAGGTTTCTACACTCTCAGAATGCAGTTCAGGTCCGCGAATACCAGCTCCGTAAGGAGTACGAATGACCATAGGTACATGGTATTGACCTCTTGTACGATATCTCATTCTCGCGGCATGGGATACAATTTGCTCAAACCCCGGATAGATAAAGGCTAAAAATTGAACTTCTGCAACAGGAATCATTCCGTTTAGCGCCAAACCAATAGCAGAACCCATAATACCAGCCTCGGCAAGGGGGGTATCTACAACACGGTCTTTTCCATACTTTTCAATTAGCCCTTCTGTAGCGCGGAATACTCCACCATTGACTCCGATATCTTCACCTAACAGCATCACTCGGGAATCATCGGCTAGCTTCTGATCCATGGCTTCTGTAATGGCTTGGATAATGGTTATTTTGCGACTCATGTTTTAGTTCCCTCCTTTATCCGTAAACCGCTTGAGTTCCTGCTCTTGCTCCTGGATCATCCAAGGCGTCTCAGCAAAAACGTGCTTGAACATATCAGATGGCTTTGATTTCGGATAATCCTCTGCTTCCTTTACCGCTGCATCAATTTTCTCATCCGCTTGCTTGAGCAATTGTTCCTCTTTATCCTGATTCCACAAGTTTCTCTTCTCTAGATAAGTGCGAAGTCGATCAATCGGATCACGCTCCGTTCGCCACTCTTGAGATAGAGTCTCCTGATTACGATACTTCTTCGGGTCATCGGCCGTCGTATGGGCTCCATAACGGAACGTCATAGCCTCGATTAGAGTAGGGCCTTCACCTGCGTGAGCCCGCTCGATAGCCTCTTGCATCGTAAGCCAAACCGCAAAGATATCATTTCCATCAACTCTTACCCCTTTAATATCGTAGGCAAGTGCTCTCTGAGCGATTGTAGCTGAAGCAGATTGTTGATCGAACGGTACACTAATAGCAAATCCATTGTTCTGACAGAAGAAGATCGCTGGTGCCTTATAAACTCCAGCAAAATTTAGCGCCTCATGGAAATCACCTTCCGATGTGGCTCCATCACCGAAATAGGCTAGGCTAACTTTCTTTTCTCCTTTTAATTTACTGGCCCAAGCTGTTCCAACGGCATGAACCATCTGGGTAGCAATCGGCACGCAAGGAGGCATAATATTTTTTCCTTCTGGGCTAATTGAACCCTCCATATGTCCCATCCAATATAGGAATACGCGCATGAGCGACTGCCCATGAGTAATGCTAGCGGCATGGTCACGATATGTTGGGAAAAGCCAATCTCCTGCAGTTAAGGCCATGGCGCTGCCAACTTGAGAGGCTTCCTGACCTTCAAACGGGGCATATGTCCCCATTCGTCCTTGTCTTTGCAAGATAACCGATTTACGGTCAAACGTTCGAACAAAGACCATGTTTTCATACATTTTTACCATAGTTTCAGGATCAATTTTGTCCTCAATATCTACTACAAGCTCTCCTTGCGGTGTCAAAACCTGAACCAACTCGGTCATCATGTTTCCCCCCGTCAAAGATGTGATTGCTTCTAATTGAGCGTTTTGTTCTTTCAGGTTATGGATCGTTACCATTCACATCACCTTCCTTTATCTATATGTTCCCTCTCCACTGAGCAGTCGTTATCCAAGTAAAACTCGGTCGCTTGCTACACCCTTAAATCGTTCAAACTCCTTAAGCAGACTTTCAATGGTGAGATCCTTTTTCTCCTCTTCTGGAACATCAAGAATGATTCGACCTTTATCCATCATGATTAATCGATTGCCCAAATCAATTGCTTGCTTCATATTATGAGTAACCATCAAAGTGGTTAGCTTTGATTTCTCCACAATTTCCTTCGTTAACTGCGTGATGAGCTCTGCTCTGGCTGGATCTAAGGCAGCTGTATGTTCATCTAGCAATAATACTTTGGGCTGAGTAAAGGTGGCCATTAAAAGACTTAGCGCTTGCCTTTCTCCCCCTGAGAGAAGTCCAACCTTCGCAGTTAAACGACCCTCGAGTCCAAGACCTAACGATTTAAGATACTCATAAAACATTTCCTTACGCTTGGCATTGACCCCTTTACTTAACGTACGGCGCTTATTGCGAGAGAAGGCCATAGCTAGGTTCTCTTCAATAGTCATGGTTGGAGCCGTTCCTGCCATGGGATCCTGAAACACTCGGCCAATCAAAGGTGCACGTTGATGCTCAGATAAGTCATTCACCACGGTATTATCAATCTCTACCGTACCCTCATCTGGAGTTAACACGCCTGAGATCATATTCATCATTGTCGATTTTCCTGCTCCATTACTTCCGATGATCGTAACGAAATCCCCTGGCTTTAAAGTCAAGTTAATATCGGCTAAAGCAATCTTTTCATCAACGGTACCCTCGTTAAATATCTTGTTGATAGCTTTAAGTTTTAGCATGATTTTCACCTCTCACGACTGTGCTGGAAGCCTGTTTTTTCTGAGCTTTTTTTCTCTTTTCTTTCCAACTGTCTATTACCTTTGGTGCAATCAAAGCAGCTATAACAATAAGAGCTGTCATAAGCTTCATATCAGAAGGATTCAAACCAACACGTAATGCTAGAGCCACGATAATGCGGTAAACGATGGCTCCACCAATGACCGCAATGGTCGCACGGCGAATGTTCTTATGACCGAAAATTGCTTCCCCTATAATGACAGACGCAAGACCGATAACGATCATCCCAATACCCATAGATACGTCTGAGAATCCTTGATATTGGGCCATCAATGCTCCGGACATAGCGACTAATCCGTTTGAAATAGCAAGACCAGCCACTTTGGTGTTATCCGTATTCGCCGAGAAGCTGCGAATCATCTTTTCATTGTCACCTGTAGCGCGAATGGACAATCCAATCTCAGTATCTAAGAACCAATCGATTACTTTTTTAACAAGTAAAATTAAGATTGCCATCGTGAGTATGATGGTAAATGGGCTTGAAGCAATCGCCATTACTTGACTAAATAATGTGTCTTCTCCTAGTAAACCAATGTTTGCTTTACCCATAATTCTCAAGTTAATTGAATAAAGCGCTATCATTGATAAAATACCGGAAAGAAGGGGATTAATTTTCCCTTTCGTATGTAAGAGACCTGTTACTGTACCTGCTATACATCCCGCTATAACTGCAGCAAAGGTGGCAAGTAGCGGGTGATAACCCGCTACGATCATGGCTGCTGCCATGGCGCCCCCTGTGGTAAAACTACCATCTACAGTCAAGTCGGGAAAGTTGAGGATTCTGAAGGTTAGATAAACCCCCAATGCCATCAGCGAGAATATGATACCAGATTCGAGTGAACCCATTAATGCTGTTGCCATACCTGCACTTCCCTTCTTGTTTTATTCCTTTTTATTCAACCATTACTGCCTTGCTTGTCATTGCTTCAGTCAAGGTCACACCTTGAGCTTCAGCTGCCTTCTTGTTAA includes these proteins:
- a CDS encoding dihydrolipoamide acetyltransferase family protein yields the protein MVEFKLPDVGEGMHEGEISKWLVKEGDQVKQDQPLLEVQTDKVNAELTSPVSGLIKKIMFAEGETAHVGQTLVVIDNGSASEVAATALMSKPEEVVEQTQERSKVRPSALFDRALATPYVRQLARELKIDIELVSGSGPVGRVTEEDLRAFLANGQVQSKVEKEIVTPPAVAVDKKKPSSAVTLEEKQMEERIALKGVRKKIAEHLVKSVSIIPHVTHVDELEMDSLKALREKWKAVAEERGVKLTFLPFFIKALVIALKEFKTLNASIDDSTQEIVLKNYYHIGIATDTKDGLIVPVLKNADKKTIYQLAEEISELALRAREGKLTLDEITGGTFTISNVGPIGGLYATPIINHPEVAILGLHKMEPRMVVRDWEGVIRLMMHMSLSFDHRLIDGVTAVRFTNRIKQLLENPDLLMMEMV
- a CDS encoding alpha-ketoacid dehydrogenase subunit beta, with the protein product MSRKITIIQAITEAMDQKLADDSRVMLLGEDIGVNGGVFRATEGLIEKYGKDRVVDTPLAEAGIMGSAIGLALNGMIPVAEVQFLAFIYPGFEQIVSHAARMRYRTRGQYHVPMVIRTPYGAGIRGPELHSESVETFFTHVPGLKVVVPSNPYDAKGLLISAIEDPDPVMFLEPTKMYRAFKEEVPEEMYRVPIGKAKVVQEGTDLSIFAWGAMLRVAMNAAKQIEREKGWKCEVVDLRTLYPLDRDTIIASVKKTGRALVVQEAHKTVGVASEIVSLINDEALIYLKSPVKRVTGFDVPVPQFSIEDDYMPTEARVKHGIEETILF
- the pdhA gene encoding pyruvate dehydrogenase (acetyl-transferring) E1 component subunit alpha, which codes for MTELVQVLTPQGELVVDIEDKIDPETMVKMYENMVFVRTFDRKSVILQRQGRMGTYAPFEGQEASQVGSAMALTAGDWLFPTYRDHAASITHGQSLMRVFLYWMGHMEGSISPEGKNIMPPCVPIATQMVHAVGTAWASKLKGEKKVSLAYFGDGATSEGDFHEALNFAGVYKAPAIFFCQNNGFAISVPFDQQSASATIAQRALAYDIKGVRVDGNDIFAVWLTMQEAIERAHAGEGPTLIEAMTFRYGAHTTADDPKKYRNQETLSQEWRTERDPIDRLRTYLEKRNLWNQDKEEQLLKQADEKIDAAVKEAEDYPKSKPSDMFKHVFAETPWMIQEQEQELKRFTDKGGN
- a CDS encoding ABC transporter ATP-binding protein, with translation MLKLKAINKIFNEGTVDEKIALADINLTLKPGDFVTIIGSNGAGKSTMMNMISGVLTPDEGTVEIDNTVVNDLSEHQRAPLIGRVFQDPMAGTAPTMTIEENLAMAFSRNKRRTLSKGVNAKRKEMFYEYLKSLGLGLEGRLTAKVGLLSGGERQALSLLMATFTQPKVLLLDEHTAALDPARAELITQLTKEIVEKSKLTTLMVTHNMKQAIDLGNRLIMMDKGRIILDVPEEEKKDLTIESLLKEFERFKGVASDRVLLG
- a CDS encoding ABC transporter permease; the encoded protein is MATALMGSLESGIIFSLMALGVYLTFRILNFPDLTVDGSFTTGGAMAAAMIVAGYHPLLATFAAVIAGCIAGTVTGLLHTKGKINPLLSGILSMIALYSINLRIMGKANIGLLGEDTLFSQVMAIASSPFTIILTMAILILLVKKVIDWFLDTEIGLSIRATGDNEKMIRSFSANTDNTKVAGLAISNGLVAMSGALMAQYQGFSDVSMGIGMIVIGLASVIIGEAIFGHKNIRRATIAVIGGAIVYRIIVALALRVGLNPSDMKLMTALIVIAALIAPKVIDSWKEKRKKAQKKQASSTVVRGENHAKT